A stretch of Henckelia pumila isolate YLH828 chromosome 4, ASM3356847v2, whole genome shotgun sequence DNA encodes these proteins:
- the LOC140862722 gene encoding uncharacterized protein, which produces MAETDLLKVTQPQIFWTSCATHTINLILEAIGKLPKFSGMLEKAKALTIFIYAHHRTLAIMRKYTKKRDIVRPGVSRFATSFYTFDSLKDKKDQLRLMFTSKEWSKTKLRSSVKGKAAEATVTSISFWNGVSLALNVSPLW; this is translated from the coding sequence ATGGCGGAGACGGATTTATTGAAGGTTACACAACCTCAAATTTTTTGGACCTCTTGTGCTACCCATACAATCAACCTCATTCTTGAAGCAATTGGAAAACTACCAAAGTTTAGTGGAATGCTTGAGAAAGCAAAGGCCTTAACCATATTCATCTATGCACATCATAGAACTTTGGCCATTATGAGGAAATATACCAAGAAGAGGGACATTGTGAGGCCCGGGGTGTCTAGATTTGCTACTTCATTTTATACTTTTGATAGTCTCAAAGACAAGAAAGATCAATTGAGACTTATGTTCACATCCAAAGAGTGGAGCAAAACAAAATTACGAAGTAGTGTGAAGGGAAAAGCGGCGGAGGCGACGGTAACAAGTATATCTTTTTGGAATGGTGTTTCTTTGGCTTTGAATGTTTCACCCCTTTGGTGA